TGACGGGGTAGACGAGCTCCTCCTCGACGGCGCCGGCGGGGAGGTAGGGCGCCGCGCTGGCCCGGGCGAGCGACCGGCCCCGCCTGCCCGCGTGGTACGCGACGACCTCGGCCCGCCCGATCAGCCGGGCGGCCTTCACCGTCACCAGCTCCGGGTCCCCGGGGCCGACCCCGACGCCGTACAGCGTGCCGGTGCCCGGCCCGGGCCCGGCGGGCGAAGTGGTCACAGTGCCTCCGAGGCGATCGCGTTGACGGCGGCGACCGTCATCGCGCTGCCGCCGCGGCGGCCGTGCACGACGAGGTAGGGCAGGCCGAACGGGTTGTCGGCGAGGGCGCGCTTGGACTCGGCCGCGCCCACGAAACCGACCGGCAGGCCGAGGACGGCGGCCGGCCGGGGCGCGCCGGCACCCAGCATCTCGAGCAGGTGGAACAGCGCCGTCGGGGCGTTCCCGACGGCGACGACGGCGCCGGCGAGCCGGTCGCGCCACAGCTCCAGGGCCGCCGCGGACCGTGTGGTGCCAAGACGGGCGGCGAGCTCCGGAACGCCTGGGTCGCCGAGCGCGCAGATGATCTCGTTGTCGGCGGGCAGCCGGCGCCGGGTGATCCCGCTGGCGACCATCTGCGCGTCGCACAGCACCGGCGCCCCGGACCGCAGCGCGGCGCGGGCGGCGCCGACCAGACCGGGGCTGGCCTCGACGTCCGCGGGCAGGTCGACCATGCCGCAGGCGTGGATCATCCGGACGACGACGTGTTCCAGGTCGGCCGGAAAGGCCGCGAGGTCCGCCTCGGCGCGGATCGTCGCGAACGACCGCCGGTAGATCGCCGCCCCGTCGCGCTCGTAGTCGTAGCGCGGGCTGGTATCGGTCACCATCGGGACTCCTTCGGTTCGACGCCCGCGTCGCGGACCAGATAGCCGGCGGCGCCGGCGACGACCTCCACGTGCGGACCGGACGGCTGTCCGCAGCGGCGGGCACAGCCGCTCCAGTGCGCCCGGACGCCCGACGAGGCCGACGAGGCCGACGGCGCGGCGTCGACCGGGGTGACGAGGCCGGCGGCGACCGCGCGGGCGGCGTCGGCCCGCACGTCCGCGAGCGCGCTCGCGCAGCCGGGACGGCCGGCGCAGGCGGTGACCCTCGTCCACATCGACGCCGGGTCGGTGACCAGGCCCGCCCGCCGCGCGCGGGCGGCGAAGGACGACGGGTCCATCAGGCAGGGTACGACGACCGACCGCCACGGGGTGATCCGTAGCGGCGGCTCGTCACGAGGCCTGGCCTGGTCTCGACCGCCGCCCGGGCAGGCGGCCGCGGCGACGGCCGCGAGCAGGTCGGCCGCCGGGCGCGTCAGCCGGCCGAGGGGAACGTGAACGGCGGCGGCATGCCCTCCGTCCGGACGTCGCCAGACCCCGACCGGGTGCGTGGCCGGCCGCGGGGCCGGGCGGAGCACGGCGGCCCGACCGGCTCGCAGCCCGGCGGCGAGCTCCGCGCCGCCGTCGGGGAGGTCGCGGACCCGCCAGAGAGAGTGGTTGCCCCCGGTACCTCCGGGGGCGGCGGCACGCAGGAAGGCGCGCGCCGCGGCCAGCAGCTCGCCGACCACGCCGGCGTCGTCGACCGCCACGCCGGCCGGGCCGACCCACCAGTGCCCCGCCGCGGCGGGCGCGGCCCAGGCGTCCGGCGCGAGGGCCGCGATGTCACCGGTTCCGTCGTCCAGGCCGAACAGGAAGCGGCCGGACAGCCCGGCGAGTTCCGGGTCGGCGCACAGCGCCTCGTCGAGCCCACGTACCAGGTCCTCCAGCCGCGCGGCCGCCGCGGCACCGCCGCCGCCCGCCGCCGCGGCACCGCCGCCGCCCGCCGGCGGCGCACCGTCGCCGGCGCCGCCGTCAGCGCTGGCGCCGGCGCCGGCGCCGGTCAGACCCGCGAAGGGCGAGGCGACGATGTTGCGGACCCGTTCGTGCGTGGCCGACGGCAGCAGGCCGAGCTCGGCGACCCGGTCGGCCAGCTCGACTCGCCGACCCCCCGGCACGCCGCGCAGCTGCAGGTTTCCGCGGGAGGTGAGCTCGACCGCGCCGTGCTCGCCGAAGGACGCGGCCAGCGCGGCGAGCGCCGCCAGCGTCCCGCCGTCGACGAGGCCTCCCGGCAGCCGGATCCTGGCCAGCCCGCCGTCGGCCGCCTCGTGCAGGACGAGGGCACCGGGGCAGCGGTCGGCCCGGGGCCGCCCGGGGCTCACGGCGCGCGCCCCTCGAGGTCTCCCTCCGCACGCAGGTAGACGTCGCGCAGCGCGTCCAGGGTCGCCTGCGCGGGCGCCTCCCACAGCCCGCGGTCGACGGCCTCCAGCAGCCGCTCGGCGATGCCGTGCAGCGCCCATGGGTTCGCGTCCGCCAGGAACTTCTGGTTCTCCTCGTCCAGGACGTACGCCTGGGTGACGGCCTCGTACATCCAGTCGGCCACCACGCCCGCGGTCGCGTCGTAGCCGAACAGGTAGTCCACGGTCGCGGCCAGCTCGAAGGCGCCCTTGTAGCCGTGACGGCGCATCGAGGCGATCCAGCGCGGGTTCACGACCCGGGCGCGCACGACCCGGGCCATCTCCTCGCCGAGGGTGCGGGTCCGCACCGCGTCGGGCCGGGTCGAGTCGCCGATGTAGGCCCGGGGACCGCGCCCGGTCAGCGCCCGCACCGTCGCGATCATGCCGCCGTGGTACTGGAAGTAGTCGTCGGAGTCGGCGATGTCGTGCTCGAGGCTGTCGGTGTTCTTCACCGCCACGCTGATCCGCCGGTACGCCGCCTCCATGTCGTCGCGGGCTGGCCGGCCGTCGAGGCCGCGGCCGTAGGCGAACCCGCCCCACGCCGCGTACACCTCGGCCAGGTCGCCGTCGTCGTGCCAGGTGCCGGCGTCGACCAGCGGGAGCAGCCCGGCGCCGTACGCGCCCGGCTTCGAGCCGAAGACGCGGGTGGTGGCCCGGCGCCGGTCCCCGTGCTCGGCCGTGTCGGCCTCGGCGTGCGCCCGGACGTAGTTGTGCTCGGGGTCCTCGTCGAGGTCGGCGACGAGCCGGACCGCGTCGTCGAGCAGGTCGACGACGTGCGGGAACGCGTCGCGGAAGAACCCGGAGATCCGGACGGTGACGTCGATGCGGGGCCGGCCGAGCTCGGCGAGCCCGATCGGCTCCAGCCCGTGCACCCGCCGGGACGCCTCGTCCCACAGCGGGGCGACGCCGAGCAGCGCGAGGATCTCCGCGACGTCGTCCCCCGACGTCCGCATCGCCGACGTGCCCCAGGCGGACAGGCCGACCGAGCGCGGGTACTCGCCGGTGTCAGCGAGGTGGCGGGCCAGCAGCGAGTCGGCCATCGCCCGGCCGGTCTCCCAGGCCAGCGGGCTCGGGACCGCGCGCGGGTCGACGGCGTAGAAG
Above is a window of Pseudofrankia saprophytica DNA encoding:
- a CDS encoding nitrite reductase; translation: MSPGRPRADRCPGALVLHEAADGGLARIRLPGGLVDGGTLAALAALAASFGEHGAVELTSRGNLQLRGVPGGRRVELADRVAELGLLPSATHERVRNIVASPFAGLTGAGAGASADGGAGDGAPPAGGGGAAAAGGGGAAAAARLEDLVRGLDEALCADPELAGLSGRFLFGLDDGTGDIAALAPDAWAAPAAAGHWWVGPAGVAVDDAGVVGELLAAARAFLRAAAPGGTGGNHSLWRVRDLPDGGAELAAGLRAGRAAVLRPAPRPATHPVGVWRRPDGGHAAAVHVPLGRLTRPAADLLAAVAAAACPGGGRDQARPRDEPPLRITPWRSVVVPCLMDPSSFAARARRAGLVTDPASMWTRVTACAGRPGCASALADVRADAARAVAAGLVTPVDAAPSASSASSGVRAHWSGCARRCGQPSGPHVEVVAGAAGYLVRDAGVEPKESRW
- a CDS encoding precorrin-8X methylmutase; protein product: MVTDTSPRYDYERDGAAIYRRSFATIRAEADLAAFPADLEHVVVRMIHACGMVDLPADVEASPGLVGAARAALRSGAPVLCDAQMVASGITRRRLPADNEIICALGDPGVPELAARLGTTRSAAALELWRDRLAGAVVAVGNAPTALFHLLEMLGAGAPRPAAVLGLPVGFVGAAESKRALADNPFGLPYLVVHGRRGGSAMTVAAVNAIASEAL